Below is a window of Deltaproteobacteria bacterium DNA.
AAGATCGGTCAGGCTGCCCGATAGGCCCATAGCCCATCCGGCGACCAATACGACCATCGGGGTCATCGCCACCGATGCGGTCCTCACCAAGGCCCAGGCCCAGAAGGTAGCCCAGATGGCCCAGGACGGATTGGCCAGGGCCATACGTCCGGCCCACACCATGTTTGATGGGGACACCTTATTCTGCCTGGCATCCAACCGGAGATTACTGCCCGATACCCCCGGCTTTTTTGCCGCACCCCAGGCCCAGGCGTTGAATGAACTCGGACGGGCCGCGGCCGACT
It encodes the following:
- a CDS encoding P1 family peptidase, with translation RSVRLPDRPIAHPATNTTIGVIATDAVLTKAQAQKVAQMAQDGLARAIRPAHTMFDGDTLFCLASNRRLLPDTPGFFAAPQAQALNELGRAAADCLTRAIMRGIFEATSLGAMTALEI